The following coding sequences are from one Niveibacterium umoris window:
- a CDS encoding flagellar basal body L-ring protein FlgH, producing the protein MRVRNFLTVMLAAVSLAACVTPPLTNVHQPMTTRAQPRPVQEPIAGSLFSTNASQRGMFEDRRARLVGDTLTINLVEKTAATKNANSSASRDSKLSAGIPTMTHVPLHYLQGVDLSATTSDTFAGKGASAANNNFTGTITVTVIDVYPNGNLLVSGEKRVAINQGDEFIRFSGVVNPMFVSSANAVNSTQVADARIEYRGSGYIDEVQQKGWLARFFDVIAPF; encoded by the coding sequence ATGCGCGTCCGTAACTTCCTGACGGTGATGCTCGCGGCGGTGTCGCTCGCGGCCTGCGTCACGCCGCCGCTGACCAACGTGCACCAACCGATGACGACCCGCGCGCAACCGCGCCCGGTCCAGGAACCGATTGCCGGCTCGCTGTTCAGCACCAACGCCAGCCAGCGCGGCATGTTCGAAGACCGGCGCGCACGCCTGGTCGGCGACACGCTGACGATCAACCTGGTCGAGAAGACGGCTGCGACGAAGAATGCCAACAGCTCGGCAAGTCGCGATTCCAAACTCTCGGCCGGAATCCCGACGATGACCCACGTGCCGCTGCATTACCTGCAGGGCGTGGATCTTTCGGCCACCACCAGCGACACCTTCGCCGGCAAGGGCGCCTCGGCGGCGAACAACAACTTCACCGGCACGATCACGGTGACGGTGATTGATGTCTATCCCAACGGCAATCTGCTGGTCTCGGGCGAAAAACGCGTGGCGATCAACCAGGGCGACGAGTTCATCCGCTTCTCGGGCGTGGTGAATCCGATGTTCGTCAGTTCGGCCAACGCAGTGAATTCGACCCAGGTGGCCGACGCGCGGATCGAGTACCGCGGTAGCGGCTACATCGACGAAGTCCAGCAGAAGGGCTGGCTGGCGCGCTTCTTTGATGTGATTGCGCCGTTCTGA
- a CDS encoding flagellar hook assembly protein FlgD, translating to MFVSSASSTSSGAGVVSQDLLDSINGKSKSKTASGDASPVSQDHFLQMLTTQLKNQDPMNPMDNAQMTSQLAQISTVDGLTKVNATLQTMLSAFQADQTMQAAAMVGRGVLVDGKGLQLYNGQALGGVDLSGAADKVKVSIVDSSGLEVANLDLGAMDAGSHVFTWDGKTSAGADAASGMYSVKVSAVQGDKSVTATALQLGTVSSVVSGAQGAQIEVGKLGMFSMSDIKRILS from the coding sequence ATGTTCGTTTCGTCTGCGAGTAGCACCAGTAGCGGCGCCGGCGTTGTCAGCCAGGATCTGCTCGACTCGATCAACGGGAAGAGCAAGTCCAAGACGGCCTCAGGTGACGCGAGTCCGGTCTCGCAGGATCACTTCCTGCAGATGCTCACGACCCAGCTGAAGAATCAGGATCCGATGAATCCGATGGACAACGCGCAGATGACCTCGCAGCTTGCGCAGATCAGCACGGTCGACGGGCTCACCAAAGTCAATGCCACGCTGCAGACGATGCTCAGCGCCTTTCAGGCCGACCAGACGATGCAGGCGGCCGCGATGGTCGGACGCGGCGTGCTGGTCGATGGCAAGGGGCTGCAGCTCTACAACGGGCAAGCGCTCGGTGGCGTCGATCTGAGTGGCGCGGCAGACAAGGTGAAGGTCTCGATCGTCGATTCGAGCGGGCTGGAAGTTGCAAACCTCGACCTCGGCGCGATGGACGCCGGTTCCCATGTCTTCACCTGGGACGGCAAGACTTCAGCCGGCGCAGATGCGGCTTCGGGCATGTACTCGGTGAAAGTCAGTGCGGTGCAGGGCGACAAGAGTGTCACCGCCACCGCGCTGCAACTCGGTACGGTGAGCAGTGTGGTCAGTGGTGCCCAAGGCGCCCAGATCGAAGTCGGAAAACTCGGCATGTTCTCGATGTCGGATATCAAGCGGATTCTGTCCTGA
- the flgG gene encoding flagellar basal-body rod protein FlgG has product MIPALWVARTGLDAQQTQLDVISNNLANVSTNGYKRARAVFEDLLYQTLRQPGAQSSQQTQVPSGLQLGTGVKPVATVKNHSQGNLQQTGNTLDVAIQGEGFFQVLLPDGTIGYTRDGSFQKDNTGQIVTSSGYPVDPAITIPPNAQSVTIAKDGTVSVTTAGSATATQIGTMQVSTFINPAGLQAVGENLFLETASSGTPTAGTPGTNGAGVLNQGYVETSNVNVAEELVGLIQTQRAYEFNSKVVTTADQMLGRLSQM; this is encoded by the coding sequence ATGATCCCCGCACTGTGGGTGGCCCGTACCGGACTGGATGCCCAGCAGACCCAGCTTGACGTCATTTCCAACAACCTCGCCAACGTCAGCACCAACGGCTACAAGCGCGCGCGCGCGGTCTTCGAAGATCTGCTGTACCAGACCTTGCGGCAGCCCGGTGCGCAGTCGTCGCAACAGACGCAAGTGCCTTCTGGCCTGCAACTGGGTACCGGCGTGAAACCGGTGGCCACGGTGAAGAACCACTCGCAGGGCAACCTGCAGCAAACCGGTAATACGCTTGATGTGGCGATTCAGGGCGAGGGTTTCTTTCAGGTTCTGTTGCCGGATGGCACGATTGGTTACACCCGCGACGGTTCCTTCCAGAAAGACAACACCGGCCAGATCGTGACGTCCAGCGGCTATCCGGTGGATCCGGCGATCACGATTCCGCCCAATGCGCAGTCGGTGACGATTGCGAAAGATGGCACCGTCAGCGTGACCACGGCCGGCTCGGCTACGGCAACCCAGATAGGCACGATGCAGGTCTCGACGTTCATCAATCCGGCGGGTTTGCAGGCGGTGGGTGAGAACCTTTTCCTGGAAACTGCATCGAGCGGCACTCCGACCGCCGGCACCCCCGGTACCAACGGGGCTGGCGTGCTGAACCAGGGCTATGTCGAAACATCAAACGTAAACGTCGCTGAAGAACTGGTGGGTCTGATCCAGACCCAGCGTGCATATGAGTTCAATTCAAAGGTTGTGACGACCGCTGATCAGATGCTCGGCCGGCTGTCGCAGATGTGA
- the flgB gene encoding flagellar basal body rod protein FlgB encodes MTTTAIDRHLGFQQAALNARAYRQELLAANIANADTPHYKARDIDFKEALMGALDGKVKPLALNTTSARHIDAGEKSPMSPFVKYRQETQSAVDGNTVDMDIERSAFAENAVQYEASLSFINGLLRSMQQAVSNQ; translated from the coding sequence ATGACCACCACAGCGATTGACCGTCACCTTGGATTCCAGCAAGCCGCGCTGAATGCGCGTGCTTACCGCCAGGAACTGCTCGCCGCCAACATCGCAAACGCCGACACCCCGCACTACAAGGCGCGGGACATCGACTTCAAGGAGGCACTCATGGGCGCACTGGACGGTAAGGTCAAGCCACTGGCGCTGAATACGACCTCGGCGCGGCACATCGACGCCGGCGAGAAATCGCCGATGTCGCCCTTCGTCAAGTATCGCCAGGAGACGCAATCCGCTGTTGACGGCAACACCGTGGATATGGATATCGAACGTTCCGCCTTCGCCGAGAACGCGGTGCAGTACGAGGCCAGCCTCTCGTTCATCAATGGTCTGCTGCGTTCGATGCAGCAGGCGGTTTCGAACCAGTAA
- the flgF gene encoding flagellar basal-body rod protein FlgF, whose translation MDRAIYTAMTGAKSTLLQQAAVGHNLSNATTDGFRTEMHRLRAVPVLSPAQPSRAFVVDASVASDFTPGALQQTGRPLDVALHGKGWFALQMPDGSEAYTRAGRFEVDANGQLVNERGLQVQGEGGPIALPPDNRYEIAADGTISAIPRTGSRNAAEVVGRLKLVNPDEASLKRGDDGYFRLANGQQADPDANVRVAGGYVEASNVNVVEQMVNMISLAKHFELQTRMISSLDTNAKTADQVLAIT comes from the coding sequence ATGGACCGTGCGATCTACACAGCGATGACTGGCGCCAAAAGCACCTTGTTGCAACAGGCCGCCGTCGGACACAACCTCTCCAACGCCACCACCGATGGTTTCCGCACCGAGATGCACCGCCTGCGCGCGGTGCCGGTGTTGTCGCCAGCGCAGCCCTCGCGAGCCTTCGTGGTCGACGCCAGCGTCGCCAGCGACTTCACGCCCGGTGCCTTGCAGCAGACCGGACGCCCACTCGATGTCGCGCTTCACGGAAAGGGCTGGTTTGCGTTACAGATGCCGGACGGGAGCGAGGCCTACACCCGTGCAGGCCGTTTCGAAGTCGATGCCAATGGTCAACTCGTTAACGAGCGCGGCTTGCAAGTGCAGGGCGAAGGCGGCCCGATCGCGTTGCCGCCCGACAACCGCTACGAGATCGCAGCCGACGGCACGATCAGCGCGATTCCGCGCACAGGCAGTCGCAATGCGGCCGAAGTTGTCGGCCGACTGAAACTCGTCAACCCGGATGAGGCCAGTCTCAAGCGTGGCGACGATGGCTACTTCCGGCTCGCAAATGGCCAGCAGGCCGACCCGGACGCGAATGTGCGGGTTGCCGGCGGCTACGTCGAAGCCAGCAACGTGAACGTGGTCGAGCAGATGGTGAACATGATCTCGCTGGCAAAGCACTTTGAGTTGCAGACCCGCATGATCTCGTCGCTCGACACCAATGCGAAGACTGCCGATCAGGTACTGGCGATCACCTGA
- the flgA gene encoding flagellar basal body P-ring formation chaperone FlgA, giving the protein MKTETRFLLTSLLGAALIFASAARASEPMTPARAAIRDSVVDFLQRAATPGLGEVKIELADTAIPRNAKSCNTLRAFFPSGQRAWGRTTVGVSCSAPAWTLYVAAHVRIEGDYLVASRPLAAGTVLGTSDWEVRHGDLAAQGAGVLTAATQATGRTLRQPVASGSALLSSQLLTVQVVERGQRVQVIAQGGGFEVANQGVALTPGAEGQLVQVRLDSGKVLQGIAKPGGRVEITP; this is encoded by the coding sequence ATGAAGACCGAGACCCGATTCCTGCTCACATCGCTGCTTGGCGCCGCACTGATCTTCGCCAGCGCGGCGCGCGCCAGCGAGCCGATGACGCCTGCGCGGGCGGCGATCCGCGATAGCGTGGTCGATTTTCTGCAGCGAGCCGCCACGCCGGGCCTCGGCGAGGTGAAGATCGAGTTGGCGGACACCGCCATCCCGCGCAACGCCAAGTCGTGCAACACGCTGAGGGCATTCTTTCCGAGCGGGCAACGGGCCTGGGGCCGCACTACGGTCGGAGTCAGTTGCAGCGCGCCGGCGTGGACGCTTTATGTCGCCGCGCACGTAAGGATTGAAGGCGACTATCTGGTCGCCTCGCGGCCACTTGCTGCAGGAACCGTGCTCGGAACGAGCGATTGGGAAGTGCGCCACGGCGATCTGGCCGCCCAGGGTGCAGGCGTGCTCACCGCTGCCACGCAAGCCACCGGCCGCACGCTGCGCCAGCCGGTCGCCAGTGGCAGCGCACTGCTCAGCAGCCAGTTGCTGACGGTACAAGTGGTGGAACGCGGGCAACGGGTGCAGGTCATAGCGCAGGGCGGAGGCTTCGAAGTCGCGAATCAGGGCGTCGCGCTGACGCCCGGCGCCGAGGGGCAGCTTGTCCAGGTGAGGCTCGATTCCGGCAAGGTATTGCAAGGGATCGCCAAGCCTGGCGGGCGCGTCGAGATCACGCCCTGA
- the flgC gene encoding flagellar basal body rod protein FlgC yields the protein MSTLNVFNVAGSALSAQALRLNAVASNLANAESVVKSDGQPYRAKQVVFEAVPMGNSGAAMGVHVKQMVESAAPGRLVYDPKNPVANAEGYVQMPNVDVVEEMVNMLSASRSYQTNAEVMNTAKTLMQRTLQLGQG from the coding sequence ATGAGCACGCTCAATGTCTTCAACGTTGCCGGTTCGGCCCTCAGCGCGCAGGCACTGCGCCTGAACGCGGTGGCCAGCAACCTCGCCAATGCCGAGAGCGTCGTCAAGTCGGACGGCCAGCCGTATCGCGCCAAGCAGGTGGTGTTCGAGGCGGTTCCCATGGGCAACAGCGGCGCCGCGATGGGCGTGCACGTCAAGCAGATGGTGGAATCCGCCGCGCCCGGGCGCTTGGTCTATGACCCGAAGAATCCGGTCGCCAACGCCGAGGGCTATGTGCAGATGCCGAACGTCGATGTGGTGGAGGAGATGGTCAACATGCTCTCTGCCTCGCGTTCATACCAGACCAATGCCGAGGTCATGAATACCGCCAAGACCCTGATGCAACGCACGCTGCAACTGGGCCAGGGCTGA
- the flgM gene encoding flagellar biosynthesis anti-sigma factor FlgM yields the protein MKIEGTYKGVGNAGDVKARGPRESAAKPGAEAGSKVEVSPLASQLQQLQGTLTSVPEVDATKVGELKQAISEGRFRVNPEKVADGLLESVRQMLTAQPRQA from the coding sequence ATGAAGATCGAAGGCACATACAAGGGCGTCGGCAATGCCGGCGACGTGAAGGCGCGAGGTCCGCGCGAAAGCGCTGCCAAACCGGGCGCCGAAGCGGGCTCGAAGGTGGAAGTTTCGCCTTTGGCATCGCAACTGCAGCAACTGCAGGGCACGCTGACCAGCGTGCCGGAAGTCGACGCAACCAAGGTCGGCGAGCTCAAGCAGGCAATTTCCGAAGGCCGCTTCCGGGTCAATCCCGAAAAAGTCGCAGACGGGCTGCTCGAAAGCGTTCGCCAGATGCTGACCGCGCAACCCCGTCAGGCTTGA
- the flgE gene encoding flagellar hook protein FlgE, producing MAFQQGLSGLNGASKAIDVISNNVANGSTIGFKSSQTKFNDVYAAALNGAAAGVQVGIGVNVGAVSQLFSQGNITPTGNPLDLAINGNGFFRVQQPAGAVAYTRNGQFEIDKNGYVVNAAGYRLQGYPANALGVILPATPQDIFLNTSDLQPKPTTSAKVGLNLDSRQTVPTVPFVSTAAAPLPDPLSYNSSTSISIYDSLGNPHIYTMYFVKTGGGTWDMHTSVDGAATTGPTALAFDTSGALTTTMPLTVTATFAPTFGSATPLTFELDFTGSSQYGSAFGINRQVQDGYASGRLSGITIAQDGTIQGRYSNGQSKILGQTVLASFANPNGLLSLGQNLWSESPESGQPLVGSPGSGSLGLVQAGSVEESNVDLTGALVDLITQQRSYQANSQSIKTQDQILQTLVNLR from the coding sequence ATGGCATTTCAGCAAGGCCTCAGCGGGCTTAACGGCGCATCCAAGGCAATCGACGTCATCAGCAACAACGTGGCGAACGGCAGCACGATCGGATTCAAGAGCTCCCAGACCAAGTTCAATGATGTCTATGCGGCCGCACTCAACGGCGCTGCAGCGGGCGTTCAGGTCGGTATCGGCGTGAACGTCGGCGCGGTGTCACAACTGTTTAGTCAAGGCAACATTACGCCGACCGGCAACCCGCTCGATTTGGCCATCAACGGGAACGGATTTTTCCGGGTCCAGCAACCCGCAGGCGCGGTGGCCTATACCCGAAACGGGCAGTTCGAGATCGACAAGAACGGTTACGTCGTCAATGCGGCGGGCTATCGGCTTCAGGGATACCCTGCAAACGCGCTTGGTGTGATCCTTCCCGCGACGCCGCAAGACATCTTTCTGAATACCTCGGACTTGCAGCCGAAGCCGACGACCTCCGCGAAAGTCGGCCTCAACCTTGATTCGCGCCAGACGGTCCCGACGGTGCCCTTCGTCAGTACCGCTGCTGCCCCCCTGCCGGATCCCCTGTCGTACAACTCATCGACCTCGATCTCGATCTACGACTCCCTCGGCAACCCCCACATCTACACGATGTATTTCGTGAAGACCGGCGGCGGTACATGGGATATGCATACCTCGGTGGATGGCGCCGCGACAACCGGCCCGACCGCACTGGCGTTCGACACCTCTGGAGCGCTCACGACGACGATGCCATTGACGGTGACCGCGACGTTTGCGCCGACCTTTGGTTCTGCGACGCCGCTGACCTTCGAGCTCGACTTCACAGGATCTTCGCAGTACGGCAGCGCGTTCGGTATCAACCGTCAGGTGCAGGATGGCTACGCGTCGGGCCGTCTGTCCGGCATCACCATTGCGCAGGACGGCACGATCCAGGGTCGCTACAGCAACGGTCAGTCGAAGATCCTCGGCCAGACTGTGCTGGCGAGCTTTGCCAACCCGAACGGCTTGCTTTCGCTGGGTCAGAACCTCTGGAGCGAATCGCCGGAGTCTGGCCAGCCCCTGGTGGGTAGCCCAGGTTCAGGCAGCCTAGGCCTGGTTCAGGCGGGTTCGGTGGAGGAATCGAACGTCGACCTGACCGGTGCGCTGGTTGATCTGATCACGCAGCAGCGCAGCTACCAGGCCAATTCTCAGTCGATCAAAACGCAAGACCAGATCCTCCAGACCCTGGTCAACCTGCGGTAA